Proteins found in one Halobellus limi genomic segment:
- a CDS encoding zinc-dependent alcohol dehydrogenase codes for MRGLAKTAGKAGCIDVINVDRPEIQSGEALVEVAYAGLCGSDVGIYEFENAYDFMDFPRILGHEYAGTVVEVSDDVTRVSIGDRVVEAPNHGCGECFRCKSGTPNLCQDFTITGVHHDGAFTDYVAVPERFLFSIPDDLSLRAAAATEPTAVAARTVCRNSRTTAGDRVLVEGPGPIGLLTAMIARRQGGDVVVTGVDQDERVRLPTARELGFDTENVAERDIETVRGEYTGGRGFDVVFDATGHESGLVGAADAVRKGGQVVVVGQSGHVSLDFTPFIRGEIDLQCSYAATWPDFGRATELLRSGAVNVDPLLDDGFTLADEEGLFKAAMHGETIKPLIEFAGENG; via the coding sequence ATGCGCGGATTAGCAAAGACCGCCGGCAAAGCGGGGTGTATCGACGTGATCAACGTGGACCGACCGGAGATCCAATCCGGTGAGGCACTCGTGGAGGTGGCCTACGCGGGGCTATGTGGGAGCGACGTTGGTATCTATGAGTTCGAAAACGCCTACGACTTTATGGACTTCCCACGGATCCTCGGCCACGAGTATGCCGGAACGGTCGTGGAAGTTAGTGACGACGTGACGCGGGTGTCTATCGGTGACCGCGTCGTAGAAGCACCAAACCACGGCTGTGGCGAGTGTTTCCGGTGCAAGAGTGGGACACCGAACCTCTGTCAGGACTTCACCATCACCGGCGTCCACCACGACGGCGCTTTCACCGACTACGTCGCCGTCCCGGAGCGGTTCCTCTTTTCGATTCCAGACGACCTGTCGCTCAGGGCGGCGGCCGCGACTGAACCCACCGCTGTCGCCGCTCGTACCGTCTGCCGGAACTCCCGAACGACGGCGGGTGACCGGGTCCTCGTTGAGGGCCCCGGTCCGATCGGCCTCCTGACGGCGATGATCGCCCGTCGACAAGGTGGCGACGTCGTCGTCACCGGTGTCGACCAAGACGAGCGAGTCCGGCTTCCGACTGCACGCGAACTCGGCTTCGACACCGAGAACGTCGCCGAACGGGATATCGAGACGGTCCGGGGGGAGTACACCGGAGGCCGCGGGTTCGATGTCGTCTTCGACGCCACGGGTCACGAGTCCGGCTTGGTCGGCGCCGCCGACGCCGTCCGGAAGGGAGGTCAAGTAGTCGTTGTTGGCCAAAGCGGACACGTATCGCTCGATTTCACCCCCTTCATCCGTGGCGAAATCGACCTCCAGTGTTCTTACGCCGCCACGTGGCCTGACTTTGGTCGGGCGACGGAACTTCTTCGATCTGGTGCGGTCAATGTCGACCCGCTCCTTGACGACGGATTCACACTGGCCGACGAGGAGGGGCTGTTTAAGGCGGCTATGCACGGCGAGACGATCAAGCCCCTGATTGAATTCGCCGGGGAGAATGGGTAG
- a CDS encoding IclR family transcriptional regulator, whose product MGTSRDHSIQSLETSLDILEALVQTDAGTVSELEAVLEPSKSTIYQHLETLRRRGYVEKHDDHYKLGLGLVTLGGYCRDNIELVKHGRSVVEEVADATGEYVTLAAEHQFRSMHVYRIEGKGALSMDTYLGSQFQLHATATGKAMMAAMEPEQVDTYIEEVGLTAFTDQTITNPDELRAELADTKERGYSLEDNERIDGSRGIGVPVTKRTTGETLGVLAVAGPSNRINGPRFREKLPDILQRHVEVIELNIVYS is encoded by the coding sequence ATGGGAACAAGTCGTGATCATTCCATTCAGTCACTTGAAACGTCTCTTGACATCCTCGAAGCGCTGGTTCAAACTGACGCTGGAACGGTCTCGGAGCTCGAAGCCGTTCTGGAGCCATCGAAGAGTACGATATACCAGCACCTCGAGACGCTCAGGCGACGCGGGTACGTCGAGAAGCACGACGACCATTACAAACTTGGACTGGGACTCGTTACTCTTGGCGGCTACTGCCGGGACAATATAGAATTGGTCAAACACGGCCGATCGGTAGTCGAGGAGGTAGCCGATGCCACGGGCGAGTACGTCACGCTCGCCGCCGAGCATCAGTTCCGATCGATGCACGTGTATCGGATCGAAGGGAAGGGAGCGCTATCGATGGACACGTACCTTGGGTCGCAATTCCAGCTCCACGCGACGGCGACCGGGAAAGCAATGATGGCCGCTATGGAGCCAGAGCAGGTCGACACCTACATCGAGGAGGTGGGCCTCACAGCGTTTACTGACCAGACGATCACTAACCCTGATGAACTACGCGCAGAGCTGGCAGACACCAAAGAGCGCGGATACTCTCTCGAAGATAACGAGCGGATCGATGGGTCACGAGGCATCGGAGTTCCGGTAACCAAACGGACGACCGGTGAGACGCTGGGTGTTCTCGCCGTTGCCGGGCCAAGTAACCGCATCAATGGCCCCCGGTTCCGTGAGAAGTTACCAGACATCCTCCAGCGCCACGTAGAGGTGATTGAACTTAATATCGTCTACTCCTAA
- a CDS encoding MaoC/PaaZ C-terminal domain-containing protein has translation MEGRCMERNRYYEEIDVGEEGVSQARTITEADVVNYAGVSGDFHPYHTNEEFASKSDFGGRIAHGLLVLSIAAALEAPENEHAFLYGFESMRFVKPTMLGDTIHVKSEVTDKSERSEEYGIVTTKIDVKNQREETVLACERQLMIERKSET, from the coding sequence ATGGAAGGTCGTTGTATGGAACGAAACAGGTACTACGAGGAGATTGACGTTGGCGAGGAAGGCGTCTCCCAAGCACGTACGATCACGGAAGCTGATGTCGTCAACTACGCCGGCGTGTCTGGCGATTTCCACCCGTACCACACTAACGAGGAGTTTGCAAGTAAGTCCGACTTCGGTGGCCGAATTGCTCATGGGTTACTGGTTCTCAGCATCGCCGCTGCGCTTGAAGCCCCCGAGAACGAGCACGCGTTCCTCTACGGCTTCGAGTCGATGCGGTTCGTGAAACCTACGATGCTCGGAGATACGATTCACGTCAAATCAGAGGTAACGGACAAGTCAGAACGGTCCGAAGAGTATGGCATCGTCACGACCAAGATCGACGTCAAGAACCAGCGCGAAGAGACAGTTCTTGCCTGCGAAAGACAGCTGATGATCGAACGGAAATCCGAAACCTAA